The following are from one region of the Candidatus Kinetoplastibacterium crithidii genome:
- the efp gene encoding elongation factor P yields the protein MKTAQELRTGNVVMIGGEPLVVQRTEYNKSGRNSAVVKMKFKNLLVGSISESVYKADEKFEIVQLEKKECVYSYYSDPMYVFMDNEFNQYEIEKECMENVLKYIQDDLQVEVVFYNNKAISVDLPTIVVREIVYTEPAVRGDTSGKVMKPAKLNTGFEISVPLFCKIGDKIEIDTRTDEYRKIVN from the coding sequence ATGAAGACTGCCCAGGAACTAAGAACTGGAAATGTTGTAATGATCGGAGGAGAGCCTCTTGTAGTACAACGTACTGAATATAACAAATCAGGCAGAAATTCTGCTGTTGTTAAAATGAAATTCAAAAATTTACTTGTTGGATCCATTAGTGAATCAGTATATAAAGCCGATGAAAAATTCGAAATAGTACAACTTGAAAAAAAAGAATGTGTATATTCGTACTATAGTGACCCTATGTATGTATTTATGGATAATGAATTTAACCAATATGAAATAGAAAAAGAGTGTATGGAAAATGTACTTAAATACATTCAAGATGATTTGCAGGTAGAGGTAGTTTTTTACAATAATAAAGCAATATCAGTCGATTTACCTACAATAGTAGTAAGAGAAATAGTCTATACAGAACCTGCAGTTAGAGGAGATACTTCTGGAAAAGTTATGAAACCAGCAAAACTTAATACCGGATTTGAAATAAGCGTTCCTTTATTCTGTAAAATAGGTGATAAAATAGAAATTGACACTAGAACAGATGAATATAGAAAAATAGTAAATTAA